A genomic window from Serratia liquefaciens includes:
- a CDS encoding YhfT family protein — protein sequence MEQYLHIVIVALLTGMTSLLSHRSVAVFHDGIRPILPQLVEGNMNRREAGSIAFGLSIGFVASVGISFTLSTGLLNSWLLFLPTDIIGVLAFNSYLAFALGMAWGVLVLTSLVPINTLLTALPVDILGSLGELSSPVISAFALFPLVAIFYQFGWRHSLLAAVAVLMSRVIVVRFYPSLFPESIEIFVGMVMLLGIAIFRDISQHKHHEENHGTSVFEERTSRIIKNLPLLAITGALISTVASLKLFGGSEVSIYTLAKAWAPGVSPEESAALVNQAALAEFMRGLGFIPLIATTALATGVYAVAGFTFVFTVGYLAPSPWLAAILGALTITLEVLLLRTIGRWLSNYPSVRNASDSIRNAMNMLMEFALLIGAIFASIKMAGYTGFSITAALYFLNEALGRPILKIAAPVVATIICGILLNILYFLGLFVVN from the coding sequence ATGGAGCAGTATTTGCATATTGTTATTGTCGCTTTGCTAACGGGAATGACCTCGCTGCTTTCTCATCGTTCCGTTGCCGTATTTCACGACGGCATTCGTCCGATTCTGCCGCAACTGGTTGAAGGGAATATGAATCGCCGTGAAGCCGGCAGCATTGCATTTGGTTTGAGCATCGGCTTCGTCGCATCCGTCGGGATCTCCTTTACCCTCTCAACCGGGCTGTTGAACAGTTGGTTGCTGTTTTTACCCACCGACATCATCGGCGTACTGGCCTTTAACAGCTACCTGGCTTTCGCTTTGGGCATGGCCTGGGGAGTATTGGTGCTGACCAGTTTGGTGCCGATCAATACCCTGCTGACCGCGCTTCCCGTGGATATCCTCGGTTCACTGGGCGAGCTTTCCAGCCCGGTGATTTCGGCCTTCGCGCTGTTCCCACTGGTGGCTATTTTCTATCAATTCGGCTGGCGCCATAGCCTGCTGGCCGCCGTTGCCGTACTGATGTCGCGCGTCATTGTCGTGCGCTTTTATCCTTCACTCTTTCCAGAGTCGATTGAGATATTCGTCGGAATGGTGATGTTGCTGGGGATTGCGATATTTCGTGATATCTCACAGCACAAGCATCATGAAGAAAACCATGGCACCTCCGTTTTCGAGGAAAGAACCTCTCGCATTATCAAGAATCTGCCGCTGCTCGCCATTACCGGTGCGCTAATCTCGACGGTTGCCAGCCTTAAGCTGTTTGGAGGCTCTGAGGTTTCGATCTATACGCTGGCAAAAGCCTGGGCCCCCGGGGTATCACCGGAAGAATCCGCTGCGTTGGTCAATCAAGCTGCGCTGGCTGAGTTTATGCGTGGCCTGGGCTTTATTCCGCTCATCGCAACCACTGCGTTAGCCACTGGGGTGTACGCCGTCGCCGGTTTTACCTTCGTCTTTACCGTCGGTTATCTGGCCCCCTCGCCCTGGTTAGCCGCCATTTTAGGGGCCCTGACCATCACGTTGGAAGTGCTGCTGTTGCGGACTATCGGCCGTTGGTTAAGCAACTATCCCTCGGTTCGTAATGCCTCGGACAGCATCCGCAATGCCATGAACATGCTGATGGAATTTGCTTTGCTGATCGGCGCTATTTTCGCCTCTATCAAGATGGCGGGCTATACCGGCTTCAGCATCACCGCAGCCCTGTACTTCCTTAATGAAGCACTGGGGCGTCCTATATTGAAAATTGCCGCCCCGGTAGTGGCAACCATAATATGCGGTATTTTATTGAACATTTTGTATTTCTTAGGGTTGTTCGTCGTTAACTAA
- a CDS encoding acid phosphatase, protein MKIENNKNATRSKCFAALALLLGSTAFLSAAHANNDTAPNNDPTETWRTDYSDIGYPDVGFSPYIKGWIKGYLTPADYPDGAKILPPPPKEHSAAAKSDIETFHELRQLRDTPRGQLAIQDAKLSFNHIGSAFSPALGITISRKNTPHLHLLLSRVFTDAGYASNDTKKAFSRIRPYSALRIDSCTPKEHSALSNDGGSYPSGHAVTGMMWAMTLTAMEPQLATPLMKKGYEFGRSRLICGVHWESDVNAGRFLAAGAFARLQASPEYQKQFREAKLEVDRLLAQKQGSK, encoded by the coding sequence ATGAAAATAGAGAATAATAAAAACGCAACCCGCTCAAAGTGCTTTGCAGCATTAGCATTACTCTTGGGTTCTACGGCATTTTTATCGGCGGCCCACGCAAACAACGATACCGCACCCAATAACGATCCAACTGAAACCTGGCGCACCGATTATAGCGATATCGGTTATCCGGACGTGGGTTTTTCCCCTTATATCAAAGGGTGGATTAAGGGTTATCTGACACCGGCAGATTACCCTGACGGCGCAAAAATTCTGCCGCCGCCGCCAAAAGAGCATTCCGCAGCAGCAAAAAGCGATATTGAAACGTTCCATGAATTACGACAGCTGCGCGATACGCCACGCGGCCAGCTGGCAATCCAAGATGCCAAGCTCTCCTTCAACCATATTGGCAGCGCATTTTCGCCGGCGCTGGGCATCACTATTTCACGTAAAAATACGCCTCATTTGCACCTGCTGCTCAGCCGAGTTTTTACCGATGCGGGTTATGCCTCCAATGACACCAAAAAAGCGTTTAGCCGAATTCGGCCCTACTCGGCATTACGTATCGACAGTTGCACGCCTAAAGAACATAGCGCGTTAAGTAACGACGGCGGCTCTTATCCCTCTGGTCATGCCGTCACCGGGATGATGTGGGCCATGACGTTAACCGCCATGGAGCCACAGCTGGCAACCCCGTTAATGAAAAAAGGCTATGAGTTTGGTCGTAGTCGTCTGATCTGCGGCGTACATTGGGAAAGCGATGTCAACGCGGGTCGCTTCCTTGCTGCCGGCGCTTTCGCTCGCCTGCAGGCCAGCCCCGAATATCAAAAACAATTCCGCGAAGCCAAGCTGGAAGTCGACCGTTTATTAGCGCAAAAACAAGGCAGTAAATAA